One Epidermidibacterium keratini DNA segment encodes these proteins:
- a CDS encoding carbohydrate ABC transporter permease, with protein sequence MLVEVAPVHVTASAPPRRRRPPRLWPLACLLPAIALLIIWIYLPLAQAVELSTLRWNLLPTSQPQQVGLDNYARMLQSPATGAAALRTLGVVLGLCLFTVVLPVIACFALQHVGERAGRMLRAVFFLPYIMAPVAVAAIWQWLLDPRGPVNQLLGTGRNWVHEAGTALASLVLATGWHVLGFATVIVWAALTQISGSFQGAAAIDGATTSQARRWIIVPLLAPTLVFLALLTFLLGPQWIFPIIDTSTQGGPTQATTDLYYLLWQLGLTSFDAGASAAAGVLIFAGSAIVAALLTWIGNRMSAHAR encoded by the coding sequence ATGCTCGTCGAGGTCGCACCAGTCCACGTGACGGCGAGTGCCCCACCGCGTCGGCGGCGCCCACCTCGCCTGTGGCCGCTGGCCTGCCTGCTTCCCGCGATCGCGTTGCTGATCATTTGGATCTATCTCCCGCTCGCGCAAGCCGTCGAGCTGTCCACCCTGCGCTGGAACCTGCTCCCGACATCGCAGCCGCAGCAGGTCGGTCTCGACAACTACGCCCGCATGCTCCAGTCCCCCGCGACCGGAGCCGCAGCGCTTCGCACGCTTGGCGTCGTGCTGGGGTTGTGCCTCTTCACCGTCGTACTGCCGGTTATCGCCTGCTTCGCTCTGCAACACGTCGGCGAACGCGCGGGCCGGATGCTGCGAGCCGTCTTCTTCTTGCCTTACATCATGGCGCCGGTGGCCGTCGCCGCGATATGGCAGTGGCTGCTTGACCCGCGCGGCCCGGTCAATCAGCTGCTCGGCACTGGCCGCAACTGGGTGCACGAGGCGGGCACAGCGCTTGCCAGCCTGGTGCTGGCGACCGGCTGGCACGTGCTCGGGTTCGCCACGGTGATCGTCTGGGCAGCACTGACGCAGATCTCCGGAAGCTTCCAGGGCGCCGCCGCCATCGACGGCGCGACGACTTCTCAGGCGCGCCGATGGATCATCGTCCCACTCCTTGCGCCGACCCTGGTATTCCTGGCGCTATTGACATTCTTGCTCGGTCCGCAGTGGATCTTCCCGATTATCGACACCTCGACACAAGGCGGTCCGACGCAGGCCACAACGGATCTCTACTACCTGCTGTGGCAGCTCGGGCTCACGAGCTTCGACGCGGGCGCAAGCGCAGCGGCGGGCGTGCTCATCTTTGCCGGCTCGGCAATCGTGGCCGCGCTCCTCACCTGGATCGGCAATCGGATGAGTGCCCATGCGCGCTAG
- a CDS encoding PaaI family thioesterase, giving the protein MVAKDTAGIEREKVLRTSPFLELLQGFSQRRVGDRLLIGVLVREEHLNGKGSAHGGLIATLADISLGYVTGASQTPRPAMVTTAMQLTYVSSAAPGDYLESEVRVVKVGSRIAIADATIRVESKVVATASATFTVLGEIAD; this is encoded by the coding sequence ATGGTCGCGAAGGACACAGCGGGAATCGAGCGGGAGAAGGTGCTGCGCACGAGCCCTTTTCTTGAGCTGTTGCAGGGATTCTCCCAGCGCAGGGTCGGTGACCGGCTGCTGATCGGCGTACTCGTGCGCGAGGAGCACTTGAACGGCAAGGGCAGCGCCCACGGCGGCTTGATCGCGACTCTCGCCGATATCTCGCTCGGGTACGTCACCGGCGCCTCACAGACCCCGCGGCCGGCGATGGTCACCACCGCGATGCAGCTCACGTACGTGAGCTCCGCGGCGCCAGGCGACTACCTCGAGTCGGAGGTGCGTGTCGTGAAGGTCGGCTCACGCATCGCGATCGCGGACGCCACCATCCGAGTCGAATCGAAGGTCGTGGCGACGGCGAGCGCGACGTTCACCGTGCTCGGTGAGATCGCCGACTGA
- a CDS encoding DUF998 domain-containing protein, whose amino-acid sequence MSSTHRVAQLGLWSTHLAVLSAVVMQAASGDWLPPEVSMSQYANGPLGWTFATALGALGVAIFCLAYLASRVRRSTPVALLLGLSGAGFALAALVPASVDQRTTADAVHQAGATLGLVFLILGACAVAVPLRSETTARSAITFAVLAATSLVLLAAAAYGIEPFGLGAQHAWALYQSIAVVCEVVIVYLLLVMLSRRSAACPASTSP is encoded by the coding sequence ATGAGCTCGACGCACCGAGTCGCGCAGCTCGGCCTGTGGTCAACGCATCTCGCCGTACTCAGCGCCGTGGTGATGCAGGCGGCGTCCGGCGACTGGCTACCACCGGAAGTCTCGATGAGTCAGTACGCCAACGGTCCCCTCGGCTGGACCTTCGCAACTGCCCTCGGCGCACTCGGTGTCGCCATCTTTTGCTTGGCATATCTAGCATCTCGCGTACGCCGATCAACGCCGGTGGCCCTGCTTCTTGGCCTGTCCGGAGCCGGGTTCGCACTCGCCGCGTTGGTCCCGGCGAGCGTCGACCAACGCACGACCGCCGATGCTGTGCACCAAGCTGGCGCCACCCTCGGGCTGGTATTTCTGATCCTGGGCGCGTGCGCGGTCGCGGTCCCGCTGCGCAGCGAGACCACTGCACGCAGCGCGATCACATTCGCCGTACTCGCTGCGACGTCACTGGTGCTGCTGGCCGCAGCGGCGTACGGCATTGAGCCCTTCGGGCTTGGTGCGCAGCATGCATGGGCGCTGTATCAGTCGATCGCGGTCGTCTGCGAGGTCGTGATCGTCTATCTGCTGCTGGTGATGCTCAGCCGGAGATCCGCTGCTTGCCCTGCCAGTACTTCTCCTTGA
- a CDS encoding carbohydrate ABC transporter permease → MRARRWAAWAILAAFASFALLPAYWMVLTATRRQADIYSLSPLPWPLSLESFTIAWQQLDLPRLVLNTAVVATGAAALQLLVATLAAYGLCALTPRWQTAATFAFYGAWLVPVQVVMLPNFLLLSRLGLLETLAGVIAPTIISGFAVVLLREHIGAIPRQLLSAARLDGLGPMATLIQVVLPNVRAGLSSVGIVLFIAAWNDYFWPALVLRRGEGVLQLGMRSFMTSEGTNWGPLMAVAVLACLPALVLYAALQRHIVDALVRSGLK, encoded by the coding sequence ATGCGCGCTAGACGATGGGCCGCGTGGGCCATCCTCGCGGCATTCGCCTCGTTCGCGCTGCTGCCGGCGTACTGGATGGTGCTGACCGCGACCCGGCGGCAGGCGGACATCTATTCGCTCTCACCGCTGCCCTGGCCGCTGAGCCTGGAAAGCTTCACCATCGCGTGGCAGCAGCTGGACCTCCCCCGCCTCGTGCTGAACACCGCCGTTGTCGCCACGGGGGCTGCTGCCCTCCAGCTGCTCGTCGCCACCCTTGCGGCATACGGATTGTGTGCGCTCACGCCGCGCTGGCAGACCGCGGCGACGTTCGCGTTCTACGGCGCCTGGCTGGTGCCCGTGCAGGTGGTGATGCTGCCGAACTTCCTGTTGCTCAGCCGGCTCGGCCTGCTCGAAACCCTCGCCGGGGTCATTGCTCCCACGATCATCTCCGGTTTCGCCGTCGTGCTGCTGCGCGAGCACATCGGCGCCATTCCGCGGCAGCTGCTTAGCGCCGCGCGCCTCGATGGGCTGGGGCCCATGGCCACGCTGATTCAGGTGGTGCTGCCCAATGTGCGAGCCGGACTGTCGAGCGTCGGCATCGTGCTGTTTATCGCCGCCTGGAACGACTACTTCTGGCCCGCGCTCGTTCTCCGACGGGGCGAAGGCGTGCTGCAGCTGGGCATGCGCAGCTTCATGACTTCCGAAGGAACGAACTGGGGCCCACTCATGGCGGTCGCCGTCCTGGCGTGTCTGCCGGCACTCGTGCTCTATGCCGCGCTGCAGCGGCACATCGTCGATGCGCTCGTGCGCTCCGGACTCAAGTAG
- a CDS encoding DedA family protein produces MFETILSWPLAVVIPTLWAIAMLRANATYWIARGGRNGYRRLRTGHDESPTYRRAAGLVNRYGPLAVVFCFLTIGLQTAVLAVTGISRMPMRRFLPAVSVGALLWAIAYGTIGLAVVQAWVLAVAGSWWAAGALVVIALVIAAVIWRHRRKRRAQAASPVPASTFAK; encoded by the coding sequence GTGTTCGAGACCATCCTTTCGTGGCCGCTGGCCGTCGTGATCCCGACGCTGTGGGCGATCGCGATGCTCCGCGCCAACGCGACCTACTGGATTGCCCGCGGCGGGCGCAACGGCTATCGCCGGCTCCGCACAGGGCATGACGAGTCCCCGACCTACCGACGCGCGGCCGGACTCGTCAATCGCTACGGGCCGCTGGCGGTGGTGTTCTGCTTCCTGACGATCGGACTGCAGACCGCGGTGCTCGCCGTGACCGGTATCAGCAGGATGCCGATGCGCCGGTTCCTGCCAGCAGTCAGCGTCGGAGCGCTGCTGTGGGCGATCGCCTACGGCACGATCGGGCTCGCCGTGGTGCAGGCATGGGTCCTGGCGGTCGCGGGCTCGTGGTGGGCGGCTGGCGCCCTCGTCGTCATCGCCCTGGTCATTGCCGCAGTGATCTGGCGGCACCGGCGCAAACGCCGCGCACAAGCCGCATCCCCGGTCCCAGCGAGCACCTTCGCGAAATGA